In Enoplosus armatus isolate fEnoArm2 chromosome 20, fEnoArm2.hap1, whole genome shotgun sequence, the sequence AAGTTCAACCACCCTTTGTGActgattttaatgatttaaaaaaaactgttggtTATGtatgattttgattttaaaaagtttaaatattttgattgAATGTATTGCTGTTTCAGACTGGAGGTCAACTTTGCCACCAAAATGACTATATTTGAATAGCATCGTAACCTGGGTTAACTATGGGTTATTATGGCtacataaaatgtttaaatacattCACTTGATAGTCAATAAATTAAAGTTGCCTGAATCATTTTTAAGTGGCATTATAGGAGGACCAACATAGTTCAAGCAAAAGCAAAACGTCCAGCGTGGCCTAATGACTGCTTAGCATGGGAAAGGTACCGCTTAGTTATCCCTGGCCATTTATAGCCCTTAATTACGCGCCTATTTTGTGACCCCTGAGTTCAACGGGCCAATTCCTGTGTAGACCCAAATGCTGACGAACAAAGGTGGAATGTGATGCCCCTTTTCCACAGACAAGCTACTAAACGTTTCCCATCAATTTCATGGGAAAGTTCAAGCCAAGGAAACTCTTAAACGCTTCAGCTGAATATTGACAGCGTATTGAACCCATTAGTgcatcacagactctctgctgacGAGAAGCGCAGGAGAAAACAGTTGCTGTAACACTTAAAGTGTGTTAGAACTCAGACACTCTGTAATACGCACAACTCTGCTCATGCTGTGGAATATTACACTACAACACGGGATAAAACTGGAGCTTTAGGACCCAGTTGATCGTTGTGATTGTGGCTGATATTTTCCACgttgggaggggagggggtggccCGGAGGGGGGGCTGTCAATCATAGTGAAAGTGGCCGGGGTGGGCAGGCCCCTCTGACACTTTGTAGGGGGATATTTAACTTGGGACTGAGCACCACTCGctacagacacactcacacacagtgtgccTAAGCAAAGAAACGCTCCAGCGCCAAGTCTCTCAGACTCCTGAAGTAGGAGCGACTCAGTAGGAGCTTCTGTACCAGTTATCAAAGGAGTTGAGACGCTCCCTCAGGAATTGAACGCTTGCATCGACCGGGCAAAACGGCTCCAGGTTATGGACTGTCTCGTCATGCAGCGACAGAGGGATCTGGAGCTTTTCTGAGAGGATTCAGCAATGCCACAGTGAAAGGAGCTCTGAACTAACAACGTTTACTGGCTTTCTGCAGTTTGCATTTGATATGCACTGACACTGCAATTTGCCGCCGCTTTTCAGCGTTGTCTTTTATTACGTGCACAGCCGAGAGTTGTGTGGGAATGTTACAGCCTGAGACTTTTCTGTAAAGAAGTGCTCTGCGATCTGGAACATCCTCTGGAAAGATAAATGGCTGTTGTTTCATAAACTGAGTTTGCACCCCGCTGCAGCGCCTTTCTCTCTCAgtatttttggacattttcagtGAGGTGCACATATCGACTGCTGGAATACCACAAGGGACTGACTGCACAGACCGTTTCCTCAGTCCATGGATTGTGCGCCCTGGGACCTTGTCAAACCTGAGAGCGTCAGGCGACGTTAAGAGAAGCCACGTTTATAAAAGCCGTGCGTAAAAATAACATTGGCCACGGCAGCCCTTATTGCCGGGCGCGTGACATTTAAAACTTGGTGAAGTGCTCTTTTGTGCGCCCTTCTCTCTCGGGACGCTCCGGATCTATTCTGTCTCTTTAGAAAACACTTCATTCCATGCAGCTCTCGCCTCGGCCGCTGTCATCCAGTGTAGACAGTTCGTCGTGGCTTCGAGTCCCCGGGGTAACCATGACAACCGAAAGAAACCCAAAGTGAATCCAAGGGAGCGGGGTGAGGCCGGAGAGAGCGTGAATAGAGTTTtccccattttgttttgtgcttttttttgtttagacTAAACACTTTCTGCAAAGCGGGGGCACCGCTTCGAGCCGCAGGGTTGCATCAGCGGGCAAATTGCAAAGTTGAAGGAGCCCTAAAAAGCAAAGCACTCCGCTCCATGTCATTCAAACCCGACGTGGTCTATTAAAAGTATCGCCTTGCTGGTGACTGAACTTCTACTATTTATGAAGCCCCGGGCTACTCATTGCAGAGAATACAGTGACCGGGAAAAGAATTGAATATCATTTAGGCGAAAAGAGCCGGTGCGTAAAACAGGAGGAATAATGGGCCTCTCACACACGCTGCTCTTTTACGTGCTGGTGTGCGTTCACCTTGGAGTTTCCCAGCATTACCTTCGCCTCCGTCCATCGCCCAGTGATCACCTCCCCGTGCCCGACCTCAAGGAGGACCCCGACCCGGAGTACGACCCCCGGGAGCAGGACTTGGCCGAGAGGACTCTGAGGAAAAAGCTCGGCAGCAACTTTGACCCCAACTTCATGTCCATCAGCTCGCCCATGCTGGTGAACCTCTCCGCGTCAGACAACCAGGTGAAGCTGCAGGGGCCCATGCCTAACGAGATTAAAAAGCTGGACCTCACGGAGACCCCCTATGGGAAGCGGGTAAAAGTGGGCAAGAAAGCCCGCAGGAAATTTCTGCAGTGGCTGTGGACCTATACGCACTGCCCAGTGGTGTACACCTGGAAGGATTTGGGCGTGAGGTTCTGGCCACGTTACATCAAGGAGGGAAACTGTTTCTCTGAGCGCTCTTGCTCCTTCCCCGAGGGGATGTCTTGCAAACCCGTCAAGTCAATCAACAAGATTTTCCTCCGGTGGTATTGTCAAGGCTTTCTAAGACAGAAATACTGTACGTGGATACAGGTGCAATACCCAATCATCTCAGAGTGCAAGTGTTCGTGCTGATTTTCTCTAAGGAAGTAGTGGTGGTCGAGGGGGGAGTGGACTGGAAATACGGTTTCTATTGCACTGTTAACTCTCTACAGAGGTGGGCACCATAGCAAATCTATTTTTTTATATAGCATTTTAAGTGAAATACCAACATTGTACATATTTAAGAAAAATGCAGCTATTTTTTCTAATTGAACCAGGACCATATTTTATTCTCAACCCTGAAGCGTGTTTTTTGGGGGAACACGAGCACTTCATAAggaagagctttttttttttttttttgatatttttatgagACATTGAAGATGGAATGCATATGCTACACTTCTCCAAGaggtgaacttttttttttttcaactgaacATTGATGCTGACTGTTATTTCACTGCAATGCTGCCTAGAGTTTTTgtataatattaatatcaataataattaaattgtaaaaaaaaaagttgaggtTAAAGATATATATAAAGGCGTGAACTCAGCTTTTTTTGGAATACATAGTATtgtagaaataaacaaatctgtacgttttatttattattttaacgATTGTGAGTATAGAGCATAAGGAAAGAGAATAGCAGAGTATACCAGAAAAAAATATGGGAGATGTCTACTTGAATATttctaaaaatctaaaaaaaattcaataaaataaataaaaaagtaaaacatatcaGTGTACATGTTATGTTTACACGTTCTAGCAATAAAGTCTATCTTTTCAACGTGTATTAGTGTCAAGCCATGTTGCTTACAACGAGTGTCTATATCCAGGGGGGCGTGTACACTGTAAGAAATATCATCTGAACATGGCGTCTCATTCAGTCTCAAAGTCTGTCcctgagaagagaagagaagtcTGCTGGTGGCTGAGGTGATCCCACTCGTTTGCAATAGAGTTACATTGATCCGAGGACTATAAACAAGCGTCACAACAATGTCAGACAGACGCTTTCTTGAATTGGAAACAAGTGAAAGTGAGCCACATTTGatgtaaaatgctgtttaagaCGGCGCCAGACTGACATCTTTTGCAGTGTGTGCGGCCGGGCTGCGGAGTGGAGTGGAGTTACTGACTGCACAGTAAGTCCAAGCTTCAGTGATTCTGTGTGGACTGCCTGACGCTCCACGCCGTCACAGTGATTTTAGAAAGGGCTGATTTACTACGCTGCGTAATGCGCAACACATACCTCAAGCGCCTCCACAGAACCGGCATTCATTTGTCTCAgccagggagagggaggagaggccaCGCACATTCATCTCCCCTGTCTAGGCACATGCTCGTTTCAGGGCTCCGAGGTGTTAACATAATGGGTAAAATATGATTCAGACATTTCAAACAGTGTCAGATGATGAAATGGCGCAGCGTATATGCGCAAGCCAGGGGCGTCTGGGGTCTGTGCCTTTCACTCTGGAAGCTCCACACAAGTTCCACTGAGGTATTTGTATAGAGGTGGACTGGAGCAGACCGGCGCCTATTCAAGTCTGACCgccctggagagagagagagagaaaaaacaaaaaaacacaaagcccATAAAACAATGGTCAACTGTTTTTGACGTTAGCAGACTATTAATTGGAGAGCTGGGGTACGCTGTCTGCAAGTTAAAGAGATATGGCCAATTAAACGCGCTGGAGACGCGCAGGGAAATTAAGTCCTGTGAAATCAAAGCGAGGAGTCATTTTCTGtaagtgaggggggggggggggggggttatagtGTTTATATTATTCTTTGAATACAATCAACGACTTAAACAGAGCTATGACTACATGTCTGAAAGTTAAAAGCAGCCTGTGTAGTATTTCCACTGAGCGCATCTTGTGTGCCTTAgagtgatttgtgtttttgcgGGCAGAGTTGGATTTGACACTTGCCCGGTTATTGTGACAGAACCACTGAGGGGATTTGGTAAGCAGAGGAGAAGAACGGCAGCATgccagcggaggaggaggaggaggaggaagaggagagggagcaggaggggggcTGCTTTCCTTACTGTCAGCTTCTTTCTTGATGATGTCTCGGGGTTTTTAGAAACTGCGTCTCTGACTCGACGGCGCCACTCAGCCGCCCCCTCTCGACTGCGCAGAATGAGGCACTTTGGGAAACAGTAACCCTTTCAGGCTCTGCCCGGAGAGTATTTTAGAAGCGTGTGAAAGGCAATACGCCGCCCTGGCTCCAGCCAGTTAGGTGCGCACCTTTTAGAAACAGACCCTGCCAGCGAGTCAGATCAGTGGTTCTCAAAGTGGGGTCCGGGGGCCTCCAGGTGGTCCGTGAGGAGATTCCAGGGGGTCCTCAGCAAAAAGATGAATAGTTAAATTTCAGAAAAGTGCTTGATTCACTAGAGACAACCCCATTTTCACTGTGTATAGGCATTATAATCACGATCATCTCCTCACTGACAGCCAGATATTAAAGAAACAAGTCTTCTGCACAGAAACCTGATTAAATGGAGGTCCAAGACTTAAtgtttgtccttttgtgtttgaattaaatacaaatataagcTATGTATGATCTGGACACATATGTGCAATGATATATTATTTTAGGAACTCATCATTGTCCTGTGCTGTCTGATCAGATAAGCTCACATTTCTTCTAACCCTGGTAATTTGCTCCAAATCCAGCCCCAGCTTCAGATCCACTGTGCATCCACTAAATGAATCCCCTCCTAGAAATAGAGAATGTATGCTTTTGAATACAGAGTTAATATAGAAACATCTAACACGGTTGTAGGTTAAATACGGACCATGTGGGGGTTTTTTCTGACACCCAGGGAAAAATGCCAATCCTCAAATGAGTAACTGTCAGAGACTCCTGTCTTCACTTCACGCAAAGCTGCCATGTTGACTTTATCACAGCTTCACACCATTCATAAAATCCAAGACTTTAATTTATCAACAAATCACAAAGTTGTGTAAATTTACAATCCTTATGGCCACAGACAGACGTTTGATTGACACATTGCGctgagaaaaatgtgaaaatgtctcccCATCAACGCCATCAGAGCGCCGCATGTGAAGCGCTGACACATCGGAGCAGCCATGCATTCACATACTGTTCATAAAAATGTCAAGACAGTGGTGGCCTTTACCCTGTCAGACGCTCAGCATCCTGGTAGTCTGAGCCTCCACATTCATCAGCTTAGACCTCTGACAAAATGGGCTTCAATGACCCCACAATAATACATACTGTTTCTTATATATTCAAACCCTCATGTGAACATGAGATAAAGCACATATCTGCTGCCTGTGTAAAGGAGAATTAAATAAAGGCCTGGAGACAATTAGGATAGGGATGAtgatgttgggggggggggtaagtcTTGCGGTGAAGATGATGAGGCTCTGTCTCCTGATGAGAGTCAATTATTATGATGGATTGCGGTCCGATTGGGAATGATTGGGGTGCGTCAGCGGGTGGGTGGCAAAGGGTGTGCGGTGACTTTCATTCAGACATGTGAAAGACACATCCCTACCTGTGTGTGGACACATCTACACTGAAGAATAAGTGTGTAAATAAGCGGTAAGCGTGCTGAttgcatacatgtacacactcagCCACAggcacacgcgcgcacacatctcaggcgtgtgtgtgtgtgtgtgtgtgtgtgtgcggcgggggctgacagacagacagagacggagacaaGGGTCTGTGGCTGTAAGTAAGGCCCAAACCCCGTGGTTGTAAAAGCCAGTGAGTCAGCACTGCTGAGGTTATTGATGATGACAGGGTATTAGATGGAGCActgaggggagggagggcacacacacacacacacacacacacacacacacacacataaatggaGTCACCACAGATGATACCCGGCATTCCGTCAGACCACCAACCCCCGGCTTGTGGTgtctggaggtgtgtgtgtgtgtgtgtgtgtgtgtgtgtatgggcgTCAAGCATTCACGTATAAGAATCAAGAGATGTGTCCAAATGAGTGTgcctgtagtgtgtgtgtgtgggagagagaagctgtttgtgtgcattgaTGGTGTACGAGTGCATGGATGTGTCTTTTCACAGTCCTCCTGGTGGTCTTCAGCTGATTGGTCACTCTCTGAACCACCACAAGGCCCTGATTGGTTAATTACAGTCTTCTCTCACCAAGGTTAATGCCTGAAATGCATAtctgtgttcatatgtgtgtgtgtgtgagtgtttaagAAGGTCCTCTCAGCACACTTCCAGTTGTTTGAGACTGATCAGAGATCGGCCGCTCATCCTGGTGTCAGCCGTCCATCACTGCAAGAGCTCACGAACCTGACTTGGAGTCAGCCGCAGCGGGCACAGAATTCATAACATGCCGTTACATCAACACGGCGGCCATCTTTGCCGGCAAACAACAGGTGACTGTAGTCAAATAACAGGTGATTGTAATCAAACTCCAGCCATCGCCAACAAGTGGTGCTTATGACAATTAAGCAGACGGGTAATGCACTGGAAATACATGCAATGCCACAAACAGTCGTGAGTACATTCATCATTCACAGGACTTAAATCTTAGTTTCTCAACACTGGTTGGCTGTTAGTTTCTAGGGATTATTTGCCACATGTAGAAAAGTTTGGCTGGTAACTTCAGCATGCTGCAAATCTGAAGAGTGTGATGAGCAGGGCTTTCCTTCTCAAAATACAGACAATATCCAGACTCCTTCCTTCACGTTTGAAATCATGTCTTAAAACATTTCTACTTGCACACAACTATTAGCTTTTATATGCTTGCTGTTGTGGCTGTAATCCTTTTGAGCCTAATTTATTCTCTTAATCTTATTTGTCAACTATTTCATGCTCTTAATCTCTTCATACTTCAAGTGGTTTGAAAAGTAATAATCAGCCaaattatgtatattttatttgtgcagTCATAAGCCTGCAGAGAGCCTGGTTGTGCTATATGCTCTTATGCTGCTACCCTTTTAGTCAGACGCATAGTGTCAGAGTCACATTTCTGTAGTCATGCTTGCTGATTACTCAGTTTAACTCTTGTTAGATGTAACAGATATTGTAAGCCCAAAGTAAGGCCTAAAAATAGAGCTGTGGGTGGTGTGGCACTTGCAAGGCTGGGAATAGTGCATATTCTGAgctctgtttccatggttactTGTGCTTTCTCCCATTGCCAGCATGGGTCTCGGATTCAGAAAATAGCCTCTCTGCATCAATGGCTGCTGTTTTTATCCCTTTAAGAACAGcctaattttactttttatcatgtttttttccctcgcCGATCAGGAAACGTGCGTTAAAGTTTGTGGGCCGTGTTTGGTACATGTACAGTGTCACAGACCGGGGATTGTGAAAGTGTTC encodes:
- the nog2 gene encoding noggin-2, producing the protein MGLSHTLLFYVLVCVHLGVSQHYLRLRPSPSDHLPVPDLKEDPDPEYDPREQDLAERTLRKKLGSNFDPNFMSISSPMLVNLSASDNQVKLQGPMPNEIKKLDLTETPYGKRVKVGKKARRKFLQWLWTYTHCPVVYTWKDLGVRFWPRYIKEGNCFSERSCSFPEGMSCKPVKSINKIFLRWYCQGFLRQKYCTWIQVQYPIISECKCSC